A section of the Clostridium sp. TW13 genome encodes:
- a CDS encoding sugar-binding domain-containing protein yields MYKTIDLSGIWNFQLDGDKKGAEMPFNDTITLPGTTSYYKKGVKNVNVEIGCLTDEYKFEGYAWFSKTIELSDEVSGKNCFLYLERTRVTTIWIDGKKVGTQNSLCTPHVYDVTNYLSSGKHIITILVDNTCYPTKGGHLTSPDTQTNWNGITGRIELQMFEQAYLKDTEIYTNIKDKSVIIRSKIVGAESGVIAVSATSFNSKIEHKAEEQLFTFNSKEISITYSLGENALLWSEYSPSLYKLNLKLMNNDVVIDTSEVTFGLREFKAAGDKFTINGVKTFLRGKHDGLIFPRTGFAPTTVEEWLKVLRTSKSYGINHYRFHTCCPPEAAFIAADMLGIYMQPELPFWGTITDESYENHNQVEQDFLVSEGFSMLKSFGNHPSFTMMSLGNELWGSKERLDEILKGYKQFDNRHLYTEGSNNFQFCPVILENDDFLSGVRLAKNRLYRGSYAMCDAPLGHVQTAEPNTMKDYDEDICPTSLDNENNSASKEDNTIEIQFGTTAKKVEATEYDENMIPNVPVVSHEIGQYETYPDFNEIEKYTGPLKTKNFEVFKQRLEDKGLGDLADKYFKCSGKLAVACYKEELETAFRTKKLAGFQLLDLQDFSGQGTALVGMLDAFMESKGLISPEEWRSFCSDSVLMARFDKFNYVAEENFNAHVELTYYKNIPLNSFKLLWELKSQTSIYVNGEIAAYSLNENYISIGDISVKMPKVNETEKLTLALRVENTDIEKTYELWVYPNGVTIDKTGLNIFHSLSQTALTLLEKGENVVIIPQLDKLKQSIEGFYCADFWCYPMFRTISESMNREIPVGTMGLLINNTHPIFKYFPCEEYSTYQWWNVVSNSRSIIMDDTSKELRPIVQTIDNFERNHKLGLIFEGKVSNGNLLVCACDFEKIIEKPEAKQLLFSILNYVRSDKFKPQTEISITELKAILPN; encoded by the coding sequence ATGTATAAAACAATTGATTTAAGCGGTATTTGGAATTTTCAATTAGATGGAGATAAGAAGGGTGCAGAAATGCCATTCAATGATACAATCACATTACCCGGCACAACTTCTTACTATAAAAAAGGTGTCAAAAATGTAAACGTTGAAATTGGATGTTTAACAGATGAATATAAATTTGAAGGATATGCTTGGTTTTCTAAGACTATTGAGCTTTCTGATGAAGTATCAGGCAAGAACTGTTTTCTTTATCTAGAAAGAACTCGTGTTACTACAATTTGGATAGACGGAAAGAAAGTTGGCACACAAAATAGTCTTTGTACTCCACATGTTTATGATGTTACAAACTATCTATCAAGTGGAAAACACATAATTACCATACTTGTAGATAATACATGCTATCCTACTAAAGGGGGACATTTAACTTCTCCAGATACTCAAACTAACTGGAATGGTATTACAGGCAGAATTGAATTACAGATGTTTGAGCAAGCTTATTTAAAAGACACTGAAATTTATACTAATATTAAAGATAAGTCTGTTATTATAAGATCTAAAATTGTTGGTGCAGAAAGTGGAGTTATTGCAGTTTCAGCTACAAGTTTTAATAGTAAGATCGAACATAAGGCAGAAGAACAACTATTTACTTTTAATTCTAAAGAAATTTCAATTACTTATTCTTTAGGAGAAAATGCGTTACTTTGGAGTGAATATAGTCCAAGTTTGTATAAATTGAACTTAAAGCTAATGAATAATGATGTTGTTATTGATACAAGCGAAGTGACTTTTGGACTTCGTGAATTCAAAGCAGCGGGAGATAAATTTACTATAAATGGAGTGAAAACCTTCCTTAGAGGGAAACATGATGGATTAATATTCCCACGTACAGGTTTTGCACCTACAACTGTTGAAGAATGGTTAAAAGTATTGAGAACGTCAAAATCTTATGGAATCAATCATTATCGTTTCCATACTTGCTGTCCTCCAGAAGCAGCCTTTATTGCAGCTGATATGCTTGGTATATATATGCAGCCTGAATTACCATTCTGGGGTACAATAACTGATGAAAGTTACGAAAATCATAATCAAGTAGAACAGGATTTCTTAGTTAGTGAAGGTTTCTCTATGTTAAAATCTTTTGGAAACCATCCTTCATTTACAATGATGTCTCTTGGTAATGAGTTATGGGGAAGCAAAGAAAGATTAGATGAAATTTTAAAGGGATATAAACAATTTGATAATCGTCATCTATATACTGAAGGTTCAAATAATTTTCAATTTTGTCCTGTAATCTTAGAAAATGATGATTTCTTATCTGGAGTTAGGCTTGCAAAAAATCGTCTTTACAGAGGTTCTTACGCAATGTGTGATGCTCCTTTAGGACATGTACAAACTGCAGAGCCAAACACTATGAAGGATTACGATGAAGATATTTGTCCAACTTCTTTGGATAATGAGAACAATTCAGCGTCTAAAGAAGATAATACAATAGAAATACAATTTGGTACAACTGCTAAAAAGGTTGAAGCTACTGAATATGATGAAAATATGATTCCTAATGTTCCTGTAGTTTCTCATGAAATTGGTCAATACGAAACATATCCAGACTTTAATGAAATAGAGAAATATACCGGGCCTTTAAAAACTAAAAACTTTGAGGTTTTTAAGCAAAGACTTGAAGATAAGGGCTTAGGAGATTTAGCTGATAAATACTTTAAATGTTCAGGAAAACTTGCTGTTGCTTGTTACAAGGAAGAACTTGAAACTGCTTTCAGAACAAAGAAATTAGCAGGATTTCAACTTTTAGATTTACAAGATTTTAGTGGACAAGGTACAGCTTTAGTTGGAATGTTAGATGCATTCATGGAGTCAAAGGGATTAATCTCACCTGAAGAATGGAGAAGCTTCTGTTCAGATTCTGTACTTATGGCTAGATTTGATAAATTCAATTATGTAGCGGAAGAAAACTTCAATGCTCATGTTGAACTTACTTATTATAAGAATATTCCACTAAACAGCTTTAAGCTATTATGGGAGTTAAAATCTCAAACTTCAATATACGTTAATGGAGAAATTGCAGCTTATAGCTTGAATGAAAACTATATAAGTATTGGCGATATAAGTGTAAAAATGCCAAAAGTTAATGAAACTGAAAAATTAACTCTAGCATTAAGAGTAGAAAACACAGATATAGAAAAAACTTATGAGCTATGGGTATATCCAAATGGAGTTACTATTGATAAGACAGGGTTAAATATATTTCATAGTTTATCCCAAACTGCGCTTACATTACTTGAAAAGGGTGAAAATGTAGTAATCATTCCTCAATTAGATAAGTTAAAACAATCTATTGAAGGATTCTATTGTGCAGATTTTTGGTGCTATCCAATGTTTAGAACAATTTCTGAAAGCATGAATAGAGAGATCCCAGTTGGAACAATGGGATTATTGATCAATAATACTCATCCAATTTTTAAATATTTTCCTTGTGAAGAATATTCAACTTATCAATGGTGGAACGTAGTTTCAAATTCACGTTCTATAATAATGGATGATACCTCAAAAGAATTAAGACCAATTGTGCAAACAATTGATAATTTCGAAAGAAATCATAAATTAGGATTGATATTCGAAGGAAAGGTTTCAAACGGAAACTTACTTGTGTGCGCTTGTGATTTTGAGAAAATTATTGAAAAACCAGAAGCAAAACAACTATTATTCAGTATTCTAAATTATGTTAGATCTGATAAGTTTAAACCACAAACTGAGATAAGTATTACTGAACTTAAAGCTATTTTACCTAACTAA
- a CDS encoding TetR/AcrR family transcriptional regulator has protein sequence MDTNKYHHGDLKQQLIDNGLLLLNQAGVEGFSLRKVASMCGVSHSAPYKHFKDKESLINEIAKEVWKRFYLAIQEIATTYAENPKVQLVEMGKAYVKFMVENPDYLKFMFLSENVFSINIKEKEFFVDDNAFDIFKSSAENYFKSINLDKEQYLEKTLAMWSLVHGITILIIQKSILYDGDYLQLVENIIKNNI, from the coding sequence ATGGATACAAATAAATATCATCATGGCGATTTAAAACAACAACTTATAGATAATGGATTATTGCTTCTCAATCAAGCAGGAGTTGAAGGATTTTCTTTGAGAAAAGTTGCAAGCATGTGTGGTGTGAGTCATTCTGCACCGTATAAGCATTTTAAAGATAAAGAATCTCTTATTAATGAAATTGCAAAAGAAGTATGGAAAAGGTTTTATTTAGCAATTCAAGAAATAGCAACCACCTATGCTGAAAATCCTAAAGTACAATTAGTTGAAATGGGAAAAGCATATGTAAAGTTCATGGTAGAAAATCCTGACTATCTAAAATTTATGTTTCTATCAGAAAATGTATTCAGTATAAATATTAAGGAAAAAGAATTTTTTGTAGATGATAATGCATTTGATATTTTTAAGAGTAGTGCAGAAAATTATTTTAAATCCATTAATCTAGATAAAGAACAGTATTTAGAAAAAACTTTAGCAATGTGGAGTTTGGTTCATGGCATAACCATATTAATTATTCAGAAAAGTATTCTGTATGATGGGGATTATCTGCAATTAGTTGAAAATATAATAAAAAATAATATATAA
- a CDS encoding 4Fe-4S dicluster domain-containing protein — MNQEVLIVCESMYHGNTKKLATAMGIKLNCRVLTCDEASKENIEKYKIIGLGSGIYFTSHHPKLIEFAKKIKSTQKVFIFSTHGRPYLGKYHDTLKLFLSTQGVSVIGEFSCRGYDCTGPYIIMGGGNKGKPNEKDANKAANFVSRVLPQYSKNTNVTHNGNNIELHYESCVGCGRCQAICPMKVFEMQDKKPIIKNELNCIHCSLCKDNCPSQAISIQHTWKEAITIAKRHVNRTSL, encoded by the coding sequence ATGAATCAAGAAGTTTTAATTGTATGTGAATCAATGTATCATGGAAATACCAAAAAATTAGCAACAGCTATGGGGATAAAATTAAATTGTCGTGTTCTAACATGTGACGAAGCAAGTAAAGAAAATATAGAAAAGTATAAAATAATTGGGCTTGGATCTGGGATTTATTTCACATCACATCATCCAAAACTCATAGAGTTTGCAAAGAAAATAAAAAGCACTCAAAAAGTGTTTATATTTTCAACTCATGGCAGACCATATTTAGGAAAGTATCATGATACTCTTAAACTTTTTTTATCAACTCAAGGAGTATCAGTTATAGGTGAATTTTCTTGCAGAGGATATGATTGCACAGGTCCCTATATAATTATGGGTGGTGGCAACAAAGGAAAACCAAATGAAAAAGATGCAAATAAAGCAGCTAATTTTGTAAGTCGTGTTTTACCCCAATATTCTAAAAATACTAATGTTACTCATAATGGTAACAACATTGAACTACACTATGAGAGTTGTGTGGGCTGCGGAAGATGCCAAGCAATCTGTCCAATGAAAGTATTTGAAATGCAAGATAAAAAGCCAATTATAAAAAATGAACTGAATTGCATACATTGTAGTCTTTGTAAAGACAACTGTCCTTCTCAAGCCATTTCCATACAACATACTTGGAAAGAAGCAATCACCATTGCAAAAAGGCATGTAAACAGAACCTCTCTATAA
- the abc-f gene encoding ribosomal protection-like ABC-F family protein, translating into MFELSLIGVKKYMEATLVLKDITFQVYSGEKVGIVGVNGSGKSTILKLIAGIEPMNYCIGYPDAYSPGYDEGFVNVPRGASIAYLEQLPQYSDELKVIDVLNLAFEEIHSIENRMHELEDKMKVLKHAELEKALKQYSELLELYEVKGGYDIDEKLSKICKGLKLDDDFLNKKFDLLSGGEKTTVMLGKLLIDNPDILLLDEPTNHLDMESIEWLESYLKDYKGIVIVVSHDRYFLDNVVTKIVEVEDKVSISYKGNYTSYINQKEENMRIQYENYREQQKKINNLEKNIKELRDWAMRADNNKFFRRATSMQIKLNKMDRIDKPLFEKQNMKLNLKSAGRSGNETIKAVGLCKSYEDKIIFNDANLLVNFGERVALIGPNGSGKTTFLKLLFGEESPDDGVINLGASVMSAYLPQKITFDNEELTVLEYFREDISILEGKAREYLSKFMFYGSNVFKKIRHLSGGERIRLKLSKLLYEDINLLILDEPTNHLDIDSIETFEEALGEFKGTIFFISHDRYFINKMGERVIAVEDTKLKSYPGDYDYYKSIKEKESMHQLVTKEPTLKNKKTKPQRNKYY; encoded by the coding sequence ATGTTTGAATTATCATTAATTGGTGTAAAAAAATATATGGAAGCCACTCTTGTGCTTAAAGATATAACATTTCAAGTTTATTCAGGAGAAAAGGTTGGTATTGTAGGTGTAAATGGGAGTGGAAAGAGCACTATTCTTAAATTAATAGCTGGAATAGAGCCTATGAATTATTGCATTGGTTATCCAGATGCTTATAGTCCAGGATATGATGAAGGCTTTGTAAATGTACCACGAGGAGCTAGCATTGCATATCTTGAGCAGTTACCTCAATATTCAGATGAATTAAAGGTTATTGATGTATTAAACTTAGCATTTGAAGAAATCCATTCTATAGAAAATAGAATGCATGAATTAGAAGATAAAATGAAAGTTTTAAAACATGCTGAATTAGAAAAGGCATTAAAGCAATATAGTGAATTATTAGAACTATATGAAGTAAAAGGTGGATATGACATAGATGAAAAGTTAAGTAAGATATGCAAAGGTCTTAAACTAGATGATGACTTTTTAAATAAGAAATTTGATTTACTAAGTGGTGGTGAAAAAACTACGGTAATGCTTGGTAAACTTCTAATAGATAATCCAGACATCTTGCTACTAGATGAGCCTACAAATCATTTGGATATGGAGTCAATTGAATGGCTTGAAAGTTATCTTAAGGATTATAAAGGAATTGTTATTGTAGTGTCTCATGATAGATATTTTCTTGATAATGTAGTAACGAAGATTGTGGAAGTAGAAGATAAGGTAAGTATAAGCTACAAGGGTAATTATACTTCTTATATTAATCAAAAAGAAGAAAATATGCGTATTCAGTATGAAAATTATAGAGAACAGCAAAAGAAAATAAATAATCTTGAAAAGAATATTAAAGAATTAAGAGATTGGGCCATGAGAGCAGATAACAATAAGTTCTTTAGAAGGGCTACCAGTATGCAAATTAAGCTCAATAAAATGGACAGAATAGATAAGCCATTATTTGAAAAGCAAAACATGAAATTAAATTTGAAATCTGCAGGAAGATCAGGAAATGAAACTATAAAAGCAGTAGGGCTTTGTAAAAGCTATGAAGATAAAATTATTTTTAATGATGCAAATTTATTAGTTAACTTTGGAGAAAGAGTTGCATTAATAGGACCAAATGGTAGTGGAAAAACTACTTTTTTAAAGCTTTTATTTGGTGAAGAAAGTCCAGATGATGGAGTAATAAATTTAGGTGCAAGTGTTATGAGTGCATATTTACCACAGAAAATTACCTTTGATAATGAGGAACTCACTGTACTTGAATATTTTAGAGAAGATATTTCAATTTTAGAGGGAAAAGCAAGAGAGTATTTATCTAAATTCATGTTTTACGGTAGCAATGTATTTAAAAAGATAAGACATTTATCAGGAGGAGAGAGAATTAGATTAAAACTGAGCAAGCTTTTATATGAAGACATAAATTTATTAATATTAGACGAACCAACTAATCATCTTGATATTGACTCAATAGAAACTTTTGAGGAAGCTTTAGGTGAATTCAAAGGGACTATATTCTTCATATCTCATGATAGATATTTTATAAATAAGATGGGCGAAAGGGTAATTGCAGTTGAAGATACTAAATTAAAAAGTTACCCTGGTGATTATGATTATTACAAAAGTATAAAAGAAAAAGAGAGTATGCACCAACTTGTAACCAAGGAACCTACTTTAAAGAATAAAAAGACTAAACCTCAAAGAAATAAGTATTACTAA
- a CDS encoding DUF6544 family protein — MKRRSKKRMGLALGIIGLIICIIVIYFNIPYSPLRGDFKEYLAKSEENTSANIKTNKYTFEGLPQSMQKFYNYTGLKNRINSKHVNFDFKNANFVNVEMKKTLKIDYSEHIFAYIPARFAFIDSSVMGIPFQGLDSFIDGNGGMKGVIAKNITLFNQRGKDMDKSTLVTWLAEIIFMPAEMLSADIEIKELDKDSVSVSINYKNLTVSGTYKFKDNGQLVEFVTDDRAMIYNDGRCEYKRWSALFENYQNKDGLLLPDTLKSKWHMENGDLTYFDGKNLKYNFY; from the coding sequence ATGAAAAGGAGGAGTAAGAAAAGAATGGGATTAGCTTTAGGTATAATTGGGCTTATTATATGTATTATAGTGATTTATTTTAATATACCTTACTCACCATTAAGAGGAGATTTTAAAGAATATCTAGCAAAAAGTGAGGAAAATACTAGTGCAAATATTAAAACAAACAAATATACATTTGAGGGTCTACCACAAAGCATGCAAAAATTTTATAACTATACAGGGTTAAAAAATAGAATAAATAGCAAGCATGTAAACTTTGATTTTAAAAATGCTAATTTTGTAAATGTTGAAATGAAAAAGACTTTAAAGATTGATTATTCTGAGCATATTTTTGCTTATATACCAGCTAGATTTGCCTTCATAGATTCATCTGTTATGGGAATACCATTCCAAGGGTTAGATTCTTTTATAGATGGAAATGGTGGAATGAAGGGAGTAATAGCTAAAAACATAACTTTATTTAATCAACGTGGAAAGGATATGGACAAATCCACTTTGGTAACATGGCTTGCAGAAATTATTTTTATGCCAGCAGAAATGCTAAGTGCAGATATTGAAATAAAAGAATTAGATAAAGATTCAGTTAGTGTATCAATAAATTATAAGAACTTAACTGTTAGTGGAACTTACAAATTTAAAGATAATGGACAACTTGTAGAATTTGTTACAGATGATAGAGCAATGATTTATAATGATGGAAGATGTGAATACAAAAGGTGGTCTGCATTGTTTGAAAATTATCAAAATAAAGATGGTTTATTGTTACCAGATACATTAAAGTCAAAATGGCATATGGAAAATGGTGATTTAACCTATTTTGATGGAAAGAACTTAAAGTATAATTTCTACTAA
- a CDS encoding MarR family transcriptional regulator — MDKTEYINMQAYIYGGLFALSNKLQLVGDKFDTNISTKQWFLIAIIESFQHEAPTISMAAERLGSSRQNVKKMATILEDKGFLKVEKDKVDARIQRLRLTQYCTEYFAQRQEREEKYMQDLFEDFEEETLLGLLKGMKQLEKNVVKMEKKHEKEE; from the coding sequence ATGGATAAAACAGAGTACATAAACATGCAAGCATATATCTATGGTGGCTTATTTGCACTATCAAATAAGTTGCAATTAGTAGGAGATAAATTTGATACTAATATATCTACTAAACAATGGTTTTTAATTGCTATTATAGAAAGTTTTCAACATGAAGCACCAACAATTTCAATGGCTGCTGAAAGGCTAGGAAGCTCAAGACAAAACGTAAAAAAGATGGCTACTATATTAGAAGATAAAGGTTTCTTAAAAGTAGAAAAAGATAAAGTTGATGCTAGAATTCAAAGATTAAGACTAACCCAATATTGTACAGAGTATTTTGCTCAAAGGCAGGAACGTGAAGAAAAATATATGCAAGATTTATTTGAAGATTTTGAGGAGGAGACACTATTAGGATTATTAAAAGGAATGAAGCAATTAGAAAAAAATGTAGTGAAAATGGAGAAAAAGCATGAAAAGGAGGAGTAA
- a CDS encoding GNAT family N-acetyltransferase, with amino-acid sequence MDEIILVVPTEELETKATEFKNEFFQLGERVINGSFLLDYKDNYNEWLQILRDSLSIETVNPKWVVSDTFFAIRKSDNRIVGVVNFRHSLNDFYKDLGHIGYSVRPSERKNGYATEILKQTLKHAKKLGLNEVFLTCKKENEASRKTIINNGGIQSRSFAKDDKEYEVFKIDLQN; translated from the coding sequence ATGGATGAAATAATTTTAGTAGTTCCAACAGAAGAATTAGAAACTAAAGCAACTGAATTTAAAAACGAGTTTTTTCAGTTAGGTGAAAGAGTTATTAACGGAAGTTTTTTGCTCGATTATAAGGATAATTATAATGAATGGCTTCAAATACTTAGGGATAGTTTAAGTATTGAGACAGTAAATCCTAAATGGGTAGTTTCAGATACTTTTTTTGCAATTAGAAAAAGTGATAATAGAATTGTAGGTGTAGTTAACTTCAGACATTCTTTAAATGACTTTTATAAAGATTTAGGTCATATTGGGTATAGTGTTCGTCCTTCAGAACGCAAAAATGGCTATGCTACTGAAATACTTAAGCAAACATTAAAACATGCTAAAAAGTTAGGTCTTAACGAAGTTTTCTTAACTTGCAAAAAAGAGAATGAGGCCTCCAGAAAAACTATTATAAATAATGGTGGTATTCAAAGTAGAAGCTTTGCTAAAGACGATAAAGAGTATGAAGTTTTTAAAATAGATTTACAAAATTAA
- a CDS encoding GNAT family N-acetyltransferase — translation MIKDMRLETDRLKKSTLSNLFTIGCEDIVLREFRLEDLDELYALTLQPEITDILPDWKATKEQRKEFLTNMHMPSNKIFLKSVPNVGDTWFTVGIILKKTSEFIGWCCTGPCDELPKPNREIGYAISKYHRNKGYTTQAVMAMIKYLFENTEVKFLNAIALTTNKPSNRVIEKCGFNYTDNVTIGDREFYHYILSKNE, via the coding sequence ATGATAAAAGATATGAGATTAGAAACAGATAGACTTAAAAAATCAACTTTAAGTAATCTTTTTACCATAGGGTGTGAAGATATTGTCTTAAGGGAATTTAGATTAGAAGATTTAGATGAACTCTATGCACTTACTCTTCAACCTGAAATAACAGATATTTTGCCTGATTGGAAAGCTACAAAAGAACAGCGCAAAGAGTTTCTAACAAATATGCATATGCCAAGTAATAAAATATTTCTAAAGTCAGTTCCTAATGTTGGAGATACTTGGTTTACTGTAGGAATAATATTAAAGAAAACAAGCGAATTTATAGGTTGGTGCTGTACAGGACCTTGTGATGAATTGCCTAAACCAAATAGAGAAATAGGTTATGCAATTTCTAAATATCACAGAAATAAAGGCTATACCACTCAAGCAGTTATGGCTATGATTAAATATTTATTTGAAAACACAGAGGTAAAATTCTTAAATGCCATAGCATTAACAACTAATAAGCCTTCCAATAGAGTAATAGAAAAGTGTGGATTTAATTATACAGATAATGTTACTATAGGCGATCGTGAATTCTATCATTATATATTAAGTAAAAATGAATAA
- a CDS encoding flavin reductase family protein: protein MKKIDIEPERIFCPQPMYAIGTYNEDNQPNFGVITWIGFNWNGSPHIMLGVGGSKKTKDNIQRTGTFSANLVSSDMLWLADYFGSTHGNDGIKNKVNYDYKNGSVLNVPVLDKSKWVFECEVDKTIELDGSHIFISKIKNIQIDEQFKNMNIEMIDLTKLDPVLYAPYNYFKIGEKLGDCGDWEKNISEFK, encoded by the coding sequence ATGAAAAAAATTGATATTGAACCTGAACGAATTTTTTGTCCTCAGCCAATGTATGCAATTGGCACATATAATGAAGATAATCAACCTAACTTTGGTGTGATTACTTGGATTGGATTTAATTGGAATGGGAGTCCTCATATAATGCTTGGTGTTGGAGGCTCGAAAAAAACAAAGGATAATATCCAAAGAACAGGCACTTTTTCTGCAAATCTTGTAAGTTCAGATATGTTGTGGTTAGCAGATTATTTTGGCAGTACACACGGAAATGATGGAATAAAAAACAAAGTTAATTATGATTATAAAAACGGCAGTGTGTTAAATGTACCAGTTCTGGACAAAAGTAAATGGGTGTTTGAATGTGAAGTTGATAAAACTATTGAGCTAGATGGCAGCCATATATTTATTAGCAAGATTAAAAACATTCAAATTGATGAACAATTTAAAAATATGAATATAGAAATGATTGATTTAACGAAATTAGATCCTGTACTTTATGCGCCATATAATTACTTTAAAATAGGTGAAAAACTTGGAGATTGTGGTGATTGGGAGAAGAACATTTCTGAATTTAAATGA
- a CDS encoding serine hydrolase domain-containing protein — protein MLTEFKSEIIKNNFNVYGIVVIKDGIKVAEHHFMPEERRQLYSVTKSFTSTAVGLAISEGYFSINDNVLKFFQDEIPKNISPEHLKNLEKVTVERLLTMSIQDYPFVRLTCDNWLKHILSVPVPNIDEKVFQYSNWSSYLAGAIVEKTTKMNLIQYLQLRLFEPLGIENVECEYSPEGHFYGATGMKLTINELSRFGQVYLQEGYYNGKQLLPKEWVASATKKQIETREGGYGYYFWRYKENCYRASGMRGQMCIVIPDKNAVIAVMSDLENDSEEVRQCIWDTIYTKL, from the coding sequence ATGTTAACAGAATTTAAATCAGAAATAATTAAAAATAATTTTAATGTATATGGTATTGTGGTTATTAAAGATGGTATAAAAGTTGCTGAACATCATTTTATGCCAGAAGAAAGAAGACAACTGTATTCAGTGACTAAAAGCTTCACTTCTACAGCAGTAGGACTTGCAATATCAGAGGGATATTTCTCTATTAATGATAATGTTTTAAAATTCTTTCAAGATGAAATCCCTAAAAATATATCACCAGAGCATTTAAAAAATCTTGAGAAAGTTACTGTTGAGCGTTTACTTACTATGTCAATTCAAGATTACCCTTTTGTTAGGTTAACTTGTGACAACTGGTTAAAACATATTTTATCAGTACCAGTTCCTAATATAGATGAAAAGGTTTTTCAATATTCTAACTGGTCTTCTTACTTAGCAGGAGCCATTGTAGAAAAAACAACTAAAATGAACCTAATCCAATATCTTCAACTTAGATTATTTGAACCTCTTGGAATAGAAAATGTTGAGTGTGAGTATAGTCCTGAAGGGCATTTCTATGGAGCAACAGGTATGAAGTTAACAATTAATGAGCTTAGTAGATTTGGACAAGTTTATTTGCAAGAAGGATATTACAATGGAAAACAGCTATTGCCAAAAGAATGGGTTGCTAGTGCTACCAAAAAACAGATTGAAACTAGAGAAGGCGGATATGGATATTATTTTTGGAGATACAAAGAAAATTGCTATAGAGCTAGTGGAATGAGAGGACAAATGTGTATTGTGATTCCGGATAAAAATGCAGTTATAGCTGTTATGTCTGACTTAGAAAATGATTCTGAAGAAGTACGACAATGTATTTGGGATACAATTTATACTAAGTTATAA
- a CDS encoding phosphotriesterase family protein, with translation MINSVLGKIHEKDLGITLMHEHIAWDSDGAKSINEYSLEDVIDTILPYLLDLKKSGCNTFVDATTLGSGRDLKILVECSKKSGLNILTNVGAWDGSDHECKFIPNSIKGKSIDEISEIWTQQYINGIEGTDIKPAYIKIALGDTGEITEFQEKILRAAARTSIKTSLPIQCHTIPAKSAVEAVSIIEEEKLQLNKFIWVHADVEKNTEIILKLAEKGIWMEFDFIGREKEFSWQIEALKYATKNNLLDRLLLSQDAGTFYFGKKNDKSTIIPYNRIFKEFIPQCIANGISKEIFQKLLVENPLKVLKNT, from the coding sequence ATGATAAATTCAGTTCTCGGAAAGATACATGAAAAAGATTTAGGGATAACGCTTATGCATGAACATATAGCATGGGACAGCGATGGTGCGAAAAGTATTAATGAATACAGTTTAGAGGATGTTATAGATACAATACTTCCATATTTATTAGATTTAAAGAAATCAGGATGCAATACTTTTGTTGATGCAACAACTCTAGGTTCTGGGAGAGACTTAAAAATATTAGTAGAATGTTCAAAAAAGTCAGGATTAAACATATTAACTAACGTTGGTGCATGGGATGGCAGTGATCATGAATGCAAATTTATTCCTAACTCAATTAAAGGAAAAAGTATAGATGAAATATCAGAAATATGGACACAACAATATATAAATGGAATTGAAGGTACTGATATAAAACCTGCCTATATTAAAATAGCTTTAGGGGATACTGGAGAAATAACCGAATTTCAAGAGAAAATCCTTAGAGCTGCTGCAAGAACAAGCATTAAAACTAGCTTACCAATACAATGTCATACTATACCAGCAAAATCAGCAGTTGAAGCAGTTTCTATAATTGAAGAAGAAAAATTGCAATTAAACAAGTTTATTTGGGTACATGCAGATGTAGAAAAAAATACTGAAATTATATTAAAGTTAGCTGAAAAGGGCATATGGATGGAATTTGACTTTATAGGAAGAGAAAAAGAATTTAGTTGGCAGATAGAAGCACTAAAGTATGCAACTAAAAATAATTTACTTGATAGATTATTACTTTCTCAAGATGCAGGTACTTTTTATTTTGGAAAGAAAAATGATAAGTCTACGATTATACCCTATAATAGAATATTCAAAGAATTTATTCCCCAATGTATTGCTAACGGTATTTCAAAGGAGATTTTTCAAAAGTTGTTAGTTGAAAACCCGTTAAAAGTATTAAAAAATACTTAA